The Malus sylvestris chromosome 12, drMalSylv7.2, whole genome shotgun sequence genome contains a region encoding:
- the LOC126592277 gene encoding uncharacterized protein LOC126592277 — MNDPAWAQWVDELEPSFKQKWMSNGIYELIMLSKISVISKPELVTSALLFWNTGTNTFDFRMGLMSPTILDMAQVFGLRPSGRTVDVTQDWVLSSTTGSSSSSTPFLPLSYNSATFKSYGTSFKGFIPFVKENFGVGSPWADKDQEHIICRTRSDLEWGALVLRRYPWFSDQAFQNAPGEDATPFCREKFISCIQPRDLAWGVRGNRYDRGLEVYHPKFCSRQLGFRQAIPVPFFDSVHCGTSFRLQTPSEVTFRAARRSLDVMSQVARHSVVFNFECTSLFSSWWEDKWTRKYGGDLKVNHDRIFRQLSLKSYPGSGELANWKEMIQEKNRLLLIAPVDIKSEAIESENDSADAAVLHGAAAEAERREAGEGTDVSESIGDSGAEETPKAITKASKRKKATMTKTLNPDPAPLPATTRPILTRKSKRARITIPPKSAVPSASVPEAGRKKQQSSRPQASKRPILASKEEPLRAAMLKKAEEL; from the exons ATGAATGATCCCGCCTGGGCCCAGTGGGTTGACGAATTGGAGCCTTCCTTCAAGCAGAAATGGATGAGTAACGGTATTTATGAACTCATCATGCTTTCGAAGATTTCCGTTATCTCTAAGCCCGAATTGGTTACTTCTGCCCTCCTCTTTTGGAATACGGGCACAAATACCTTTGATTTTCGTATGGGTCTCATGTCTCCCACCATTCTCGATATGGCCCAGGTCTTCGGGTTAAGGCCATCGGGCAGGACAGTAGATGTTACTCAAGATTGGGTTCTGTCTTCTACCACCGGGAGCTCGAGTTCTTCTACCCCCTTCCTTCCTCTGAGCTATAACTCCGCCACTTTCAAGAGTTATGGGACCTCCTTTAAAGGATTCATTCCTTTTGTAAAGGAGAATTTTGGGGTGGGCTCCCCTTGGGCTGACAAAGATCAAGAGCAtat AATCTGCAGGACTCGATCAGACTTGGAATGGGGTGCGTTAGTCTTGAGGAGATACCCTTGGTTCTCTGACCAAGCCTTCCAAAATGCCCCTGGTGAGGATGCTACCCCCTTTTGCAGGGAAAAATTTATTAGCTGTATTCAACCAAGAGACTTGGCCTGGGGGGTTCGGGGCAATAGATATGATCGAGGCTTGGAGGTGTACCATCCTAAGTTCTGCAGCAGGCAGTTAGGATTTAGGCAAGCCATACCTGTCCCATTCTTCGACTCCGTCCATTGTGGCACTTCATTCCGGTTACAAACTCCTTCTGAAGTGACATTCCGGGCCGCCCGACGCAGTTTGGATGTAATGAGTCAAGTAGCCCGACATTCCgttgtttttaattttgaatgtaCCTCGCTATTTTCTTCTTGGTGGGAGGACAAATGGACTAGAAAGTATGGAGGAGATTTGAAAGTGAATCACGATCGCATCTTCCGCCAGCTTTCTCTTAAATCATATCCTGGCTCGGGCGAGCTTGCAAATTGGAAGGAGATGATTCAAGAGAAAAATCGGTTACTTCTAATAG CTCCAGTGGATATTAAATCTGAAGCCATTGAATCAGAGAATGATTCTGCTGATGCTGCAGTTCTTCATGGTGCTGCCGCAGAGGCTGAGAGACGAGAAGCCGGGGAGGGGACGGACGTCTCAGAATCCATTGGGGATTCAGGAGCTGAAGAAACGCCCAAAGCAATCACTAAAGCATCCAAACGAAAGAAGGCGACCATGACTAAAACCTTAAACCCTGATCCTGCACCTCTTCCAGCAACCACACGACCAATTCTCACTCGAAAGAGTAAGCGGGCAAGGATTACTATTCCCCCCAAATCAGCAGTTCCATCTGCTTCAGTTCCTGAGGCAGGCAGAAAGAAACAACAATCTTCCA GACCTCAAGCTTCTAAAAGGCCAATCCTTGCTTCTAAAGAGGAACCATTAAGGGCTGCTATGCTTAAAAAGGCCGAAGAATTGTGA